Part of the Candidatus Methylomirabilota bacterium genome, GCTGCCAGAGGATCTGACCGCTCTGGTCCGGGTGCTGGTCGGCACACGCGGCCTGGCCCTGTGGAAGGACAAGGTCTACTACGGCACCTACGACGCGCGCCTGATCGCCCTGCGCGCGAAGACCGGCGAGGTAGCGTGGAACAAGGAGATCACCGACTACCGGGACGGCTACTTCGTCTCGATGGCCCCGTTGATCGTGAAGGGCAAGGTGATCGTGGGGATGGCCGGCCCCGGGGAGATGGGGCCGCGGGGCTTCATCGAGGCCTTTGACTCCGAGACAGGGGCGAGCCTCTGGCGGACCTACACGGTTCCCGGACCGGGCGAGCCCGGCAACAACACGTGGCCCGGCGAGACGTGGAAGCTCGGCGGGGCCGCGGCCTGGAACCACGGGACGTACGATCCGGAGACGAACCTGGTCTTCTTCGGCACCGGCAACCCCGCCCCCTGGATCCCGCAGATGCGACAGGGCGACAACCTCTTCGCCAACTCGGTCATCGCCCTCGACACCGACACCGGCAAGATCAAGTGGCACTTCCAGATCCTGCCGAACGACCCGTGGGACTTCGATACCCCCCAGGAGCCCCTCGTCATCGACGTGGTGCGGAACGGCCGGACCGTGAAGAGCGTCGTGCAGGCCAACAAGCTCGGGTTCGTCTATACGCTCGAGCGGACGAACGGGAAATTCATGTCGGCCGTGCCCTTCGTGAACCTGATCAACTGGGGTCAGGTCGATCCGGCGACCGGGCGAGCCGCCAAGGACAACAGCAAGATCCCCGAGATGGGAGGCCAGCGGGTCGAGGTCTGCCCGGGCCTGGTGGGGGCGACGAGCTGGGGCAGCAAGCCCTACAGCCCGCGGACCGGCTACCTCTACATCCCGGCCAACGAGTACTGCATGATGTACGGCTTCCGGGGCGAGCTGGCGTACAAGCGCGGCGCGTTCTACACCGGGGCGATCCACGATCATCACGCCAAGGGAGATCAGTCGGGCGTGCTCCGGGCCTTCGACGTGAACACCAACCGCATCGTCTGGGAGTGGTCGAACCGATCTCCCCTGATCAGCTTCGCGCTGGCGACGGGTGGCGACCTGGTCTTCGTGGGCACTCCCGAGGGGAAGGTGGTGGGGCTGAACGCTCGCACCGGCCAGCAGCTCTGGGAGTTCAACGTCGGGACGCCGGTCTCGGGAGGGATCGTGAGCTATTCCGTAGGCGGCAAGCAGTACGTGGCTGTCGCGGCCGGCGGGACCACGCGCTCGACCGCGTGGTTCGGGAAGGAGCCGCGCTGGCAGCACCTCTTCAAGAACGTCAACTGGGGCGACAGCATCGTGGTCTTCGGCCTGCCCGAGTGAAGTCGCCCCTCCTCTCACGGCGGCGGCGGGACGGTGGTCACGCCGCCCCGCCGCCGCGTGGGGAGGCGGGAGGATGACCCTGCGCGGTGTCGGCCGGGGCCTGCTCGTCGCGCTGGTCGCGGCCGTCGTGCTCGCGGGGGGCAGGGAACGGCCCCCGGCGAGTTTCGCCGCGTCCGACGTGGAGTGGGGCCGGGAGGTCTACGAGGTGAACTGCACCGTCTGCCACGGAGCGCAGGGCGACGGTGACGGGCGGGTGGCCGGTCAGTTCCGCCGACGGCCGCAGAGCCTCCGCGTCGGGAGATTCAAGTTCCGCTCGACCGCCTCGGGCTCGCTGCCGCGCGACGAGGATCTCTACCGCACGGTCACCCACGGCATCCCGCGGACAGGAATGCTGCCGCACGACCACCTCGATGAGGCCGATCGCCGAGCGGTTGTCGCCTTCATCAAGACGCTGTTGCCGCGCTTCCAGGTGGAGCAGCCGGGCCCGGTCATCTCGCCGTCCGCGGCGCCGAGCCGCACGCCAGAGCTGCTGGCTCGAGGCCGTTCGCTGTACGTGACCGCTGGATGCGCCGAGTGTCACGGCGAGGGTGGAAAAGGAGATGGTCCGGCCACCCCGGACCTGAAGGACGAGTGGGGGCAGGCGATGCTGCCCTCCGATCTCAATCTCGTGCGGTTGCCGAGGCGGAGCGGCTCGGCGCCGGCCGACCTCTACCGGACGATCGCAACCGGTCTGGATGGCACCCCCATGCCGTCGTACGCCGATGCGCTGACCGGCGAGGAGATCTGGGCCATCGTGGCCTTCCTCGACGCGCTGCCGCGGGAAACCGGGTGGGCGGGCCTTCCGGAAAGCTCAGGCGTGGATCTGGTGCGTTGGCACTGCACCGTCTGCCACAACCTGGACGGTCCTAACCTCCCGCGGCTGGACCGCGCCGGCTGGGCCCACACGGTTGACTTGATGATCCGCTGGGGCGCCCCGATCCGCATCCAGGAGCGCGAGAGCGTCGTCCAGTACCTCGTCGAGAACTTCGGAGCGACCCGCGCCCCGTAGCGGGCCGCGCGGGTCCCGACAGGAGCCGAAATGAGGATGCTGCGACTCCTGCCAGCGGTCGCCGTGACGGCCGCCCTGGTCCTCGTCGGGAGTCTCGAGGCGGCTGATCTCACCAAGCTCCGCGTGTGCGCGGACCCCACGAACCTGCCGTTCTCGAGCCGCGATCCCGCCACCCCGGGCTTCGAGGTCGAGCTGGCGCAGGCGCTCGTGTCCGATGTCAGCTTCCACTGGGTGCCGACCGAGCGCTGGGCGTTCGTCGCGCGCCAGCTCCTGGACCGGCGGTGCGATCTGGTGTTCGGCCTTCCGCTGGACTCGCGCTTCGTGGACGACAACCCCCGCATCGCGCTGTCCCGCCCGTACTACGTGATGGGCCAGGTGCTGGTAACGCGCGCCGGTTCAGGCATTCGCCGCCTGGACGACCTCCAGGACCGGCCGGTGGCCGTGCAGGCCATGACGCCTGGAGACATTCTCGTCTTCCAGCGAGGACACGCCCGCCAGGTCCACTTCAAGCCGGAGGACGCGGTAGAGGCCGTGAGCTCCGGCAAGGCGGAGGCGGCCGTGATGTGGTCCTCACATGCCGGGTGGCTGATGAGGAAGGTCCCCGGCCTGGAGCTCACCTGGATCCGCGACCCCGAGGGGGAATTCAAGGTCGCCATCGGGACCAGGAAGGCGGACCAACACCTGCGACAGGCCGCCGACCGCGCCGTCGAGCGCCTGCTCGCCGATGGAAAGGTGAAGCAGATCCTCGGCCGCTACGGCATTCCGGTCCTGCCAGCTCCCTGAGCTCAGACCTACCAGTCGACCCTGCTGGGATCGCCTACGTA contains:
- a CDS encoding PQQ-dependent dehydrogenase, methanol/ethanol family, which codes for MDRKTSLLLSFGSLVFVVLVVLAPAPAPGQEWTDVTEARLLDADKDGNNWLTYRRTYNGWWYSPLTQINTSNVGKLTPKWIFSGGGWGDQKGTPLVNNGIMFTVSTDATDPTAHPRTIHRQKVFAVDAATGVALWKHEHKLPEDLTALVRVLVGTRGLALWKDKVYYGTYDARLIALRAKTGEVAWNKEITDYRDGYFVSMAPLIVKGKVIVGMAGPGEMGPRGFIEAFDSETGASLWRTYTVPGPGEPGNNTWPGETWKLGGAAAWNHGTYDPETNLVFFGTGNPAPWIPQMRQGDNLFANSVIALDTDTGKIKWHFQILPNDPWDFDTPQEPLVIDVVRNGRTVKSVVQANKLGFVYTLERTNGKFMSAVPFVNLINWGQVDPATGRAAKDNSKIPEMGGQRVEVCPGLVGATSWGSKPYSPRTGYLYIPANEYCMMYGFRGELAYKRGAFYTGAIHDHHAKGDQSGVLRAFDVNTNRIVWEWSNRSPLISFALATGGDLVFVGTPEGKVVGLNARTGQQLWEFNVGTPVSGGIVSYSVGGKQYVAVAAGGTTRSTAWFGKEPRWQHLFKNVNWGDSIVVFGLPE
- a CDS encoding cytochrome c — its product is MTLRGVGRGLLVALVAAVVLAGGRERPPASFAASDVEWGREVYEVNCTVCHGAQGDGDGRVAGQFRRRPQSLRVGRFKFRSTASGSLPRDEDLYRTVTHGIPRTGMLPHDHLDEADRRAVVAFIKTLLPRFQVEQPGPVISPSAAPSRTPELLARGRSLYVTAGCAECHGEGGKGDGPATPDLKDEWGQAMLPSDLNLVRLPRRSGSAPADLYRTIATGLDGTPMPSYADALTGEEIWAIVAFLDALPRETGWAGLPESSGVDLVRWHCTVCHNLDGPNLPRLDRAGWAHTVDLMIRWGAPIRIQERESVVQYLVENFGATRAP
- a CDS encoding transporter substrate-binding domain-containing protein; the protein is MRMLRLLPAVAVTAALVLVGSLEAADLTKLRVCADPTNLPFSSRDPATPGFEVELAQALVSDVSFHWVPTERWAFVARQLLDRRCDLVFGLPLDSRFVDDNPRIALSRPYYVMGQVLVTRAGSGIRRLDDLQDRPVAVQAMTPGDILVFQRGHARQVHFKPEDAVEAVSSGKAEAAVMWSSHAGWLMRKVPGLELTWIRDPEGEFKVAIGTRKADQHLRQAADRAVERLLADGKVKQILGRYGIPVLPAP